One stretch of Armigeres subalbatus isolate Guangzhou_Male chromosome 2, GZ_Asu_2, whole genome shotgun sequence DNA includes these proteins:
- the LOC134216808 gene encoding transcription factor A, mitochondrial-like, translating into MQVNNLVRLLNSSRLRISSRTSLPSYQLVNGLKTTSFLSNSTLPEKPKRPINAYLRYVQTIRSSLYANNPTASPGDISKLAAAQWQVLDAATKSKLENDFKKDQAIWIQENAKYLSQLTDEQKQDIRQARVDKVEERAKREYKKKLKELGRPKRPLNGFLLYSADKKAKNLNKDQNRAQIKQIAQDWARLSDSEKAPYNDRAAAGLVKYREDVKKWEEKMIAQDHADMVRKTTATTPTKSNKTPSPK; encoded by the exons ATGCAGGTGAACAATTTGGTGCGACTTTTAAATTCGTCAAGATTGCGAATCAGTTCCAG AACCTCGCTACCGTCGTACCAATTGGTCAATGGACTAAAAACTACGTCGTTCCTGTCCAATTCCACACTCCCGGAAAAGCCAAAACGCCCGATCAATGCGTACTTGAGATACGTACAAACCATACGCTCCAGCCTGTATGCTAACAATCCCACAGCATCACCGGGAGACATTTCCAAACTAGCAGCTGCCCAATGGCAAGTGCTGGATGCTGCCACCAAGTCAAAACTGGAAAATGATTTCAAGAAGGACCAAGCCATTTGGATTCAGGAGAATGCTAAGTACTTAAGTCAGCTGACAGATGAGCAGAAGCAAGATATTCGCCAGGCGCGAGTTGATAAAGTTGAAGAACGAGCTAAACGGGAGTATAAGAAGAAGCTGAAAGAACTGGGCAGACCGAAGCGACCATTGAATGGATTTTTGCTGTACTCTGCCGACAAAAAGGCAAAGAATTTGAACAAGGATCAGAATAGGgcgcaaataaaacaaatcgcaCAGGACTGGGCCAGGTTGAGCGACAGCGAGAAAGCTCCTTATAACGATCGTGCGGCGGCAGGTTTGGTGAAATATCGCGAAGATGTTAAAAAGTGGGAGGAGAAAATGATCGCGCAAGACCACGCGGATATGGTTCGAAAAACGACGGCAACGACACCGACCAAGTCGAATAAGACGCCGTCACCGAAATAG